A genomic segment from Flavobacterium inviolabile encodes:
- the sufC gene encoding Fe-S cluster assembly ATPase SufC, with product MLVIKNLHASVEDKEILKGINLEVKAGEVHAIMGPNGAGKSTLSSVIAGREDYEVTEGEILLEGEDLTELAPEERAHKGVFLSFQYPIEIPGVSVTNFMKTAINETRKAKGLEEMPANEMLKMIREKSELLEIDRKFLSRSLNEGFSGGEKKRNEIFQMAMLEPKLAILDETDSGLDIDALRIVANGVNKLKSEENAVVVITHYQRLLDYIVPDFVHVLHDGKIVKTGGKELALELEEKGYDWIKNEN from the coding sequence ATGTTAGTTATAAAAAATTTACACGCTAGCGTAGAAGATAAAGAAATATTAAAAGGAATTAATCTTGAAGTAAAAGCAGGAGAAGTTCATGCGATAATGGGACCAAACGGAGCCGGGAAAAGTACCTTATCATCGGTTATTGCCGGTCGTGAGGATTATGAAGTGACCGAAGGGGAAATCCTTTTGGAAGGGGAAGACCTGACCGAACTGGCACCGGAGGAAAGAGCACACAAAGGCGTGTTTCTGTCGTTCCAGTATCCTATTGAAATTCCGGGAGTTTCGGTTACAAACTTTATGAAAACGGCGATCAACGAAACCAGAAAAGCAAAAGGTCTGGAAGAAATGCCGGCTAATGAAATGCTGAAAATGATCCGTGAAAAATCGGAGCTGTTGGAAATCGACAGAAAGTTTTTATCCCGTTCGTTAAACGAAGGATTTTCCGGAGGTGAGAAAAAACGTAATGAGATCTTCCAGATGGCAATGTTAGAACCAAAACTGGCTATTCTTGACGAAACCGATTCCGGATTGGATATCGATGCTTTGAGAATTGTGGCCAATGGGGTTAACAAACTAAAAAGTGAAGAGAATGCCGTAGTTGTGATCACGCACTACCAAAGATTGTTAGACTATATTGTTCCTGATTTTGTACACGTTTTACACGATGGTAAAATCGTTAAGACCGGAGGGAAAGAGCTGGCTCTGGAACTGGAAGAAAAAGGATACGACTGGATTAAAAACGAAAACTAG
- the sufD gene encoding Fe-S cluster assembly protein SufD — MDLKEKLISSFMAFEERVDVQATLHDTRTEALKNFENKGFPTKKEEAWKYTSLNAVLKNDFSVFPKNESAVDFKEVKKYFLNDVDTYKIVFVDGVFSSFLSSTTHDGQDVCLMSSALTKPKYKMIIDTYFNQVADKEESMTSLNTAFAYEGAYINIPKSKIADKPIEVIYFSTGNEAALMVQPRNLIIVGENAHVQIIERHQSLNENPVLINSVTEIFAHKRAIVDFYKIQNDVQTANLIDNTYISQKQESIVSVHTFSFGGNITRNNLNFYHQGERIDSTLKGITLIGDKQHVDHYTLVHHAQPNCESHQNYKGIYGDNSTGVFNGKIYVEREAQKTDAFQQNNNILLSDKATINAKPQLEIFADDVKCSHGCTIGQLDESAMFYMQQRGIPKKEAKALLMYAFTSEVTSSIKIPELKNKIARIIATKLGVNMGFDL; from the coding sequence ATGGATTTAAAAGAAAAACTGATCTCCTCTTTTATGGCTTTTGAAGAGCGTGTAGATGTGCAGGCAACCCTGCACGATACCCGTACAGAAGCATTAAAGAATTTTGAAAATAAAGGCTTCCCGACTAAAAAAGAGGAAGCATGGAAATATACCTCACTGAATGCGGTTTTAAAAAATGATTTCAGTGTATTTCCTAAAAATGAAAGTGCTGTAGATTTTAAAGAAGTAAAAAAATACTTCCTGAACGATGTGGATACCTACAAAATTGTTTTTGTAGACGGTGTCTTCAGTTCGTTTTTATCTTCTACAACACATGACGGACAGGATGTTTGTCTGATGTCTTCGGCATTGACAAAGCCTAAATATAAAATGATCATCGATACCTACTTCAACCAGGTTGCGGACAAGGAAGAAAGCATGACTTCCCTGAATACCGCTTTTGCCTATGAAGGAGCGTATATCAACATCCCGAAAAGCAAGATTGCCGATAAACCGATTGAAGTAATTTACTTCTCCACAGGAAATGAAGCCGCTTTGATGGTACAGCCCCGAAATTTGATTATCGTTGGGGAAAACGCCCATGTGCAGATCATAGAGCGTCATCAGAGTCTGAATGAGAACCCGGTTCTGATCAACTCGGTAACCGAGATCTTTGCCCACAAACGCGCCATCGTGGATTTTTATAAAATCCAGAATGACGTGCAAACGGCAAACCTGATTGACAATACCTATATTTCCCAGAAACAGGAAAGCATCGTGTCGGTACACACCTTCTCTTTTGGAGGGAATATCACCCGAAACAACCTGAATTTCTACCACCAGGGCGAAAGAATAGACAGTACTTTAAAAGGAATCACCCTTATTGGCGACAAACAACACGTGGACCACTATACTCTGGTGCACCACGCACAGCCAAACTGCGAAAGCCACCAGAATTACAAAGGAATCTATGGCGATAATTCGACAGGGGTATTCAACGGTAAAATATATGTGGAAAGAGAAGCACAGAAAACAGATGCTTTCCAGCAGAACAACAATATCTTACTGAGTGATAAAGCCACGATTAATGCCAAGCCGCAATTGGAAATTTTTGCAGATGATGTAAAATGTTCACACGGTTGTACGATCGGACAATTGGACGAAAGCGCCATGTTCTATATGCAGCAGCGCGGAATTCCTAAAAAAGAAGCGAAAGCGTTGTTAATGTATGCCTTTACAAGCGAAGTAACATCCAGTATTAAAATCCCGGAACTAAAAAATAAGATTGCCCGTATTATTGCGACTAAATTAGGCGTAAACATGGGATTTGACTTATAA
- a CDS encoding TolC family protein: MKLKLFLTFVLLVTAKDVLMSQTVYDIKTALQTAKANNRELKTEQLNVQVAQADVVTAKLRPNLSLNNQTLQLAESAHYAPDTKWSNSQNRQVWWQLTKQFQLPSQRKNKIDVANKGVAVTEANYKDFERNLLTEVAMNWLDVWLSQKKWQTALMAKNNWDTLVTVNKSRLKNQVITTTDYSRTELVASQYNVLAQTAKQDYQNKLNNLKFILGVTDDITIAGDDAVELGALANQEELLNNAIENRSDINVLKSNIEVMKSNVSLQKSLAYPQPELGAVYNPQNNVPYVGIYATIDLPFFDRNQGEIKKSQVTRDKAEQELITSKEKIKTEISNAYTSYKQFEQNAANLKKMREQSYHILDNVKYAYMRGGTTLIDFLEAQRTWYDTQENYYEAIYQHKESYIKLLYTTGLIHQIAQ, encoded by the coding sequence ATGAAATTGAAACTATTTCTCACTTTTGTTTTACTGGTTACAGCAAAAGATGTTTTAATGTCGCAAACCGTTTATGACATTAAAACTGCCCTCCAAACGGCAAAAGCCAACAACCGGGAGCTAAAAACCGAACAGCTTAATGTTCAGGTGGCTCAGGCCGACGTTGTAACGGCAAAATTAAGACCCAATTTGTCGTTGAATAACCAGACGTTACAATTGGCAGAATCGGCACATTATGCTCCGGATACCAAATGGAGCAATTCCCAGAACAGACAGGTATGGTGGCAGTTAACCAAACAGTTCCAGCTGCCTTCGCAAAGAAAAAACAAAATTGATGTTGCGAATAAAGGTGTTGCGGTTACAGAAGCGAACTACAAGGATTTTGAGCGAAACTTACTAACGGAAGTTGCCATGAACTGGCTGGATGTATGGCTGTCGCAGAAAAAATGGCAAACCGCATTAATGGCAAAAAACAACTGGGATACGTTGGTTACCGTAAACAAAAGCCGTCTTAAAAACCAGGTGATCACCACTACAGATTACAGCAGGACAGAACTGGTAGCCAGTCAATACAACGTGCTGGCACAAACGGCAAAACAGGATTACCAGAACAAGCTCAACAACCTCAAATTCATTTTGGGCGTTACGGATGACATCACGATTGCCGGTGACGATGCCGTGGAGCTGGGCGCTCTGGCAAACCAGGAAGAACTGCTCAACAATGCTATCGAAAACAGAAGCGATATCAATGTACTTAAAAGCAATATTGAAGTCATGAAAAGCAATGTTTCCCTTCAAAAAAGCTTAGCCTATCCGCAGCCGGAACTGGGTGCTGTTTACAACCCGCAGAACAACGTTCCGTATGTCGGGATATACGCAACTATCGATCTGCCTTTTTTCGACAGAAACCAGGGAGAAATTAAAAAATCGCAGGTAACCAGAGATAAAGCAGAGCAGGAACTGATCACATCCAAGGAAAAGATCAAAACGGAGATCAGCAATGCCTATACCAGCTACAAACAATTTGAACAGAATGCGGCCAATCTGAAAAAAATGCGGGAACAATCCTATCACATTTTAGACAATGTGAAATATGCCTACATGAGAGGCGGAACCACGCTGATTGACTTTCTGGAAGCACAGCGAACCTGGTATGACACGCAGGAAAACTATTATGAAGCGATATACCAGCATAAAGAAAGTTACATCAAATTACTATATACAACAGGTTTAATACATCAAATAGCACAATAA
- a CDS encoding efflux RND transporter periplasmic adaptor subunit, translated as MKSVFSLVIMMLLFSCNSKETKKEEAPQPPKVEDNGTRITFKDKAIFKLFKTETIADGSITGDLVSVGLVGATVLGSDSGSSNNIVLFENPELASNYTQLIQHQINIKQISNVNIKQRQIELARAKDLNLHGAMTGQELLNTQTALSMEMTNLSNEKAAIIEHEAMLKSAGFDPDLLRRAKKGTAYLVSDIPENQISKLKVGDICRIQFTAYPNDKFTGKIEAIADRVDFTTRMVKLRIGLDNTNNKLKVGMYANVAFGLESDNTMSVPKMAIVTVQGMNYVFIQKDDAQFERRKVEVGQQIGDRVVVFSGINKGEKVVTQGIMQLKGLSFGY; from the coding sequence ATGAAAAGCGTTTTCTCACTCGTAATCATGATGCTCTTATTTTCTTGCAATTCCAAAGAAACCAAGAAAGAAGAAGCACCACAACCTCCAAAAGTCGAAGACAATGGTACCCGTATAACGTTTAAGGATAAAGCCATCTTTAAACTGTTTAAAACCGAAACAATAGCCGATGGTTCCATTACCGGCGACCTGGTTTCGGTAGGATTGGTAGGAGCTACCGTTTTAGGATCCGACTCCGGAAGTTCGAATAACATTGTTTTATTTGAAAACCCGGAACTGGCATCGAACTATACACAGTTAATCCAGCACCAGATCAATATTAAACAGATCAGCAATGTCAATATCAAACAAAGACAGATCGAGCTGGCCAGAGCAAAAGACCTGAACCTTCATGGCGCGATGACCGGACAGGAATTGCTGAATACCCAAACAGCGCTATCGATGGAAATGACGAATCTTTCCAATGAAAAAGCGGCGATAATCGAGCATGAAGCAATGCTGAAATCGGCGGGATTTGATCCGGACTTATTGCGCAGAGCGAAAAAAGGAACGGCTTATCTGGTGAGTGATATTCCGGAAAACCAGATCAGCAAACTGAAAGTGGGCGACATCTGCAGAATACAGTTTACCGCTTACCCGAATGATAAATTTACCGGGAAAATAGAAGCGATTGCCGACCGTGTGGATTTTACAACCCGTATGGTAAAACTCAGAATCGGACTGGACAATACCAACAATAAATTAAAAGTTGGAATGTATGCCAACGTTGCTTTCGGACTGGAAAGTGACAACACGATGAGTGTTCCTAAAATGGCGATCGTTACCGTTCAGGGAATGAACTATGTTTTCATTCAAAAAGACGATGCACAGTTTGAGAGAAGAAAAGTAGAAGTAGGGCAGCAAATTGGCGACAGAGTAGTAGTGTTTAGCGGAATAAACAAAGGAGAGAAAGTCGTTACCCAGGGAATAATGCAGTTAAAAGGATTGTCTTTTGGATATTAA
- a CDS encoding DUF190 domain-containing protein encodes MIQAQIFIDKDELKGIKPLYEFILLFLLERNIAGATAFVGIMGFGKHQKLKRPNSGFSFDETPLVITFIDEEEKVKNALTELRNQYSGGFIITQAVEQW; translated from the coding sequence ATGATACAGGCTCAGATTTTTATTGATAAAGATGAATTGAAAGGTATCAAACCTTTATACGAATTCATTTTGCTGTTCTTATTGGAAAGAAATATTGCCGGCGCAACAGCTTTTGTGGGCATTATGGGATTTGGTAAACACCAGAAACTGAAGCGCCCCAACAGCGGGTTTTCATTTGATGAAACGCCGCTGGTAATTACTTTTATCGATGAAGAAGAAAAAGTGAAAAATGCGTTAACAGAATTAAGAAATCAATACAGCGGCGGTTTTATTATAACACAGGCTGTGGAACAATGGTAA
- a CDS encoding efflux RND transporter permease subunit — protein MIKNLLLFSLRNRWIVVGISIALMLIGYLCFTQLKIEAYPDIADTNVIVVAQYKGRAAEEVEQQVTVAIERALQNTPNVLDRRSRTIFGLGIVQLTFKDGTDDYFARQQVMERLATAELPEGVDVELAPLSTAVGEILRYVVEAPPSYTPTEIRDLQDWVIKPYLLQTDGVADITTFGGPLKQFHIQLSPDKLRKYNLSIADVESKIVANNINSGGNTIERGGQAFAVRGLGAIKTEKDIENIVIKTANGLPVFIRDVGDVEIAPPSPSGVLGYTINAEKVDVSNGVEGIVLLRRYENPSEALQKLKQRITDLQDHGLPEGVTIRTLYDRSFLINHSLETVGKTLFEGVSIVILVLIFFLGSFRSALVVALTIPFSLLFAFIIMRLTGIPANLLSLGAIDFGIIVDGAVVMAEHLIRRYRKASVEERKEGIVAITMLSAQEVGREIFFSVAIIILAYMPILLMTRVEGKLFSPMALTLSFAVIGSMLAALTLIPVLISFVYNKVVSNVDAEIKEHKNVVLDFLDKKYNNFLSVTLRKYKRTVYIGMFFVLVLIAFGAKLGSEFLPALDEGSIFFRGNFASGISIQENATYSPKIRKIIAKYPQISYVITQAGRNDDGTDPFPANRNEILIGLKDYKLWSDTITKKDLVKRISADLEHQLPSVRFSSGQPIIDQVMEIVTGSAADLAVSIVGDDLKLMRAKADSIVSIVNNMKGSASVNIEQEGPQDQLSITIDREKTARFGINVSDIQDIIEAAIGGKAVTTLYDGVKRYDVIVRYLPQYRANIDEIKNLLVTSTSGSLIPIEQLADVSFIQGQTNIYHYNGKRMITVRTNIVGRDQVGFVNELQAKIKKSIPTPKGYEIIYGGQYENLERAGKQLLMTIPLTIGLVFILLFFLYKNFKDTLLTMTCILFALGGGIVALLLRGYYFNVSAGVGFVSIFGISVMAGVLLVSAMNRASLIPDEEDFKDKVQRTAKEQLRAIMSIIILAVLGLIPAAISSGIGSDVQRPLATVIIGGLLSTLLFTPIVIPPLYYWLHPEKKRKP, from the coding sequence ATGATTAAGAACTTACTTTTATTCTCACTGCGAAACCGATGGATCGTAGTGGGTATAAGCATCGCATTAATGCTTATAGGTTACCTGTGTTTCACACAACTAAAAATAGAAGCCTATCCGGATATTGCCGATACGAACGTAATTGTTGTGGCGCAGTATAAGGGAAGAGCGGCAGAAGAAGTAGAGCAACAGGTTACAGTAGCGATTGAAAGAGCGCTTCAGAATACACCAAATGTACTGGACAGAAGAAGCCGGACCATTTTTGGTTTGGGGATCGTTCAGCTTACGTTTAAAGACGGAACGGATGATTATTTTGCCAGACAGCAGGTTATGGAAAGACTGGCAACCGCAGAATTACCGGAAGGGGTAGATGTGGAACTGGCACCGTTATCGACTGCCGTAGGTGAAATTTTAAGATATGTGGTGGAAGCACCGCCAAGCTATACGCCAACGGAAATACGCGACTTGCAGGATTGGGTGATCAAACCGTATTTACTGCAAACAGACGGTGTGGCGGATATTACCACCTTTGGCGGACCGCTGAAACAATTTCACATTCAATTGTCGCCGGATAAACTTCGAAAATACAACCTGAGCATTGCCGATGTGGAAAGCAAAATTGTGGCCAACAACATTAACTCGGGCGGTAACACGATAGAACGTGGCGGACAGGCTTTTGCCGTTAGGGGATTAGGAGCCATCAAAACGGAAAAAGACATTGAAAATATCGTAATTAAAACGGCGAACGGCTTACCGGTATTTATCCGTGATGTGGGCGATGTGGAAATTGCACCACCATCTCCAAGCGGGGTTTTAGGATATACCATCAATGCCGAAAAAGTAGATGTGAGCAATGGCGTGGAAGGAATCGTATTGTTAAGAAGATACGAAAACCCGAGTGAAGCCTTACAGAAACTAAAACAGCGTATTACCGATTTGCAGGATCACGGCCTTCCGGAAGGGGTAACGATCAGAACACTATACGACAGAAGCTTCCTGATTAACCACTCTTTGGAAACCGTTGGAAAAACCTTGTTTGAAGGGGTTAGTATCGTAATCCTGGTTTTAATTTTCTTTTTAGGAAGTTTCAGAAGTGCGTTGGTAGTAGCTTTAACAATTCCGTTTTCACTGTTGTTTGCGTTTATCATCATGCGGTTAACCGGAATTCCGGCCAACTTATTATCCCTTGGTGCGATCGATTTTGGTATCATTGTAGACGGAGCCGTTGTAATGGCGGAACACCTGATCAGGAGGTACCGCAAGGCCAGTGTGGAAGAACGGAAAGAAGGAATTGTAGCGATAACGATGTTGTCTGCCCAGGAAGTAGGACGTGAGATTTTCTTTTCCGTGGCCATTATCATCCTGGCTTATATGCCAATATTGTTAATGACCCGTGTGGAAGGAAAACTGTTTTCACCAATGGCGCTTACATTATCTTTCGCGGTAATCGGTTCCATGCTGGCAGCCTTAACGTTAATCCCGGTATTGATCTCCTTTGTGTACAACAAAGTGGTATCCAATGTTGATGCGGAAATTAAAGAACACAAAAACGTTGTCCTGGACTTTTTAGATAAAAAATACAATAACTTTTTGTCGGTTACCCTGAGAAAATACAAAAGAACCGTTTATATCGGAATGTTTTTCGTGCTGGTTTTAATTGCTTTCGGAGCGAAACTGGGATCGGAATTTTTACCGGCATTGGATGAGGGTTCCATTTTTTTCAGAGGAAACTTTGCATCGGGCATTTCAATCCAGGAAAATGCAACATATTCTCCTAAGATCAGGAAAATCATAGCCAAGTATCCGCAGATATCATACGTTATTACGCAGGCAGGAAGAAATGATGACGGAACGGATCCTTTCCCGGCGAACCGAAACGAGATACTGATAGGACTGAAAGATTACAAACTGTGGAGCGATACCATTACGAAGAAAGATCTGGTAAAACGCATCAGCGCCGATCTGGAACACCAGCTGCCAAGCGTGCGGTTCTCATCCGGTCAGCCAATTATTGACCAGGTAATGGAAATTGTAACGGGTAGTGCTGCCGATCTTGCAGTGAGTATCGTCGGGGACGATTTAAAACTGATGCGGGCCAAAGCCGACAGTATCGTTTCGATTGTGAACAACATGAAAGGAAGTGCTTCCGTTAATATCGAGCAGGAAGGACCACAGGATCAGCTGTCGATTACCATTGACCGGGAAAAAACGGCCCGATTCGGGATCAATGTGTCCGATATCCAGGATATTATTGAAGCCGCGATTGGTGGAAAAGCCGTTACCACGCTATACGACGGGGTGAAACGCTATGATGTTATCGTGCGTTACCTGCCGCAGTATCGTGCCAATATTGATGAAATCAAAAACTTACTGGTAACCTCTACCAGCGGTTCGCTTATTCCTATCGAACAACTGGCAGATGTGAGCTTTATTCAGGGTCAGACCAACATTTACCACTATAACGGCAAACGTATGATTACCGTGAGAACCAATATTGTAGGCCGTGATCAGGTAGGTTTTGTAAATGAATTACAGGCAAAAATTAAAAAATCCATTCCAACGCCAAAAGGCTATGAAATCATATATGGAGGTCAGTATGAAAACCTGGAAAGAGCCGGTAAACAATTGTTAATGACTATTCCGTTAACCATCGGGCTGGTATTTATACTGTTGTTCTTCCTGTATAAAAATTTCAAAGATACCTTGTTAACAATGACCTGCATACTGTTTGCACTGGGCGGCGGAATCGTAGCCTTACTGCTTCGGGGTTATTATTTCAACGTATCGGCCGGAGTTGGTTTCGTTTCGATCTTCGGAATCTCAGTAATGGCAGGAGTATTGCTGGTTTCGGCGATGAACCGGGCAAGCCTGATCCCGGATGAAGAAGATTTCAAAGACAAGGTACAGCGAACAGCCAAAGAACAGCTGCGGGCCATCATGTCGATTATCATACTGGCCGTTCTGGGATTAATACCGGCAGCAATTTCTTCGGGAATTGGTTCCGATGTTCAACGACCGCTGGCAACGGTAATTATTGGCGGATTATTAAGTACACTACTGTTTACACCAATCGTCATTCCGCCGTTGTATTACTGGCTGCATCCGGAGAAAAAAAGAAAACCCTAA
- a CDS encoding aminotransferase class V-fold PLP-dependent enzyme — MKKIDIQAVRADFPILSQTVNGKPLVYFDNGATAQKPKVVIDAITKYYEEINANIHRGVHTLSQLATDAYEVSRNTIQSHLNAKHNYEIIFTSGTTHGINLVANGFAAILKPGDEVMVSAIEHHSNIVPWQMLCERTGARLVVIPMNENGELIMSEFDRLLNEKTKVITVNHISNALGTLNPIAEIIEKGHKVGAAVLIDGAQATPHLRPDVQELDCDFYVFSGHKVCGPTGIGILYGKESWLNRLPPYQGGGEMIKEVTFEKTTYAELPHKFEAGTPNIAGGIVLGKAIDYLNSIGFDAIEAHEQELLAYGTQRLLEIEGLKIYGTGAKKASVISFNIEGIHPYDIGTIVDKLGIAVRTGHHCAQPIMNFFDIPGTVRASFAFYNTKEEIDIFVEAVKKAQQMLS, encoded by the coding sequence ATGAAAAAGATAGACATTCAGGCTGTAAGAGCCGATTTTCCAATACTTTCACAAACAGTTAACGGCAAACCATTAGTATATTTTGATAACGGAGCAACCGCTCAGAAACCGAAAGTGGTTATTGATGCGATTACAAAGTATTATGAAGAAATTAATGCCAATATTCACAGAGGCGTTCACACGTTGAGCCAGTTGGCTACAGATGCCTATGAAGTATCCCGTAACACGATACAAAGCCACCTGAATGCGAAGCACAACTATGAAATCATTTTTACTTCCGGGACCACACATGGCATCAATCTGGTTGCAAACGGTTTTGCCGCTATTCTGAAACCGGGCGATGAGGTAATGGTTTCGGCTATAGAACACCACAGCAACATAGTGCCGTGGCAGATGCTATGCGAACGCACCGGTGCCCGGCTGGTTGTCATCCCGATGAATGAAAACGGAGAATTGATCATGTCTGAATTTGACCGTTTGCTGAATGAAAAAACAAAGGTGATAACCGTTAACCATATTTCCAACGCATTGGGAACCCTTAACCCGATTGCGGAGATTATTGAAAAAGGACATAAAGTTGGTGCTGCCGTTTTAATTGACGGAGCGCAGGCAACACCGCACTTACGCCCGGATGTTCAGGAACTGGACTGTGATTTTTATGTGTTTTCAGGACACAAGGTTTGCGGGCCAACCGGTATCGGGATTTTATATGGTAAAGAAAGCTGGCTGAACCGGTTACCGCCGTATCAGGGTGGTGGGGAAATGATTAAAGAAGTGACTTTCGAAAAAACCACATACGCCGAACTGCCGCATAAATTTGAAGCGGGAACGCCCAATATCGCCGGAGGAATAGTGCTGGGTAAAGCCATTGACTATCTTAATTCCATCGGGTTTGACGCTATTGAAGCGCACGAACAGGAATTGCTGGCTTATGGAACACAACGACTATTGGAAATCGAAGGACTGAAAATATACGGAACCGGAGCTAAAAAGGCATCGGTAATTTCGTTTAATATTGAAGGCATTCACCCGTACGATATTGGTACGATTGTTGATAAATTAGGTATAGCGGTGAGAACCGGACACCATTGTGCACAGCCCATTATGAACTTTTTCGATATTCCGGGAACGGTAAGAGCCTCTTTTGCTTTTTATAATACCAAGGAAGAAATTGATATATTTGTAGAAGCGGTTAAAAAAGCACAGCAAATGTTATCCTAA